One Mycolicibacterium goodii genomic region harbors:
- the rpmH gene encoding 50S ribosomal protein L34 gives MAKGKRTFQPNNRRRARVHGFRLRMRTRAGRAIVANRRSKGRRALTA, from the coding sequence GTGGCCAAGGGCAAGCGGACCTTCCAGCCCAACAACCGCCGCCGTGCGCGTGTTCACGGGTTCCGGCTGCGGATGCGCACCCGCGCCGGCCGCGCGATCGTTGCCAATCGGCGTAGCAAGGGCCGTCGCGCGCTCACTGCGTGA
- the rnpA gene encoding ribonuclease P protein component has protein sequence MLPARNRMRRSAEFSVTVSRGVRAAQPDVVVHAFRDDSEGTDANGPRIGLIVSKSVGNAVERHRVSRRLRHVARTFVPGLDPADLIVIRARPSSRDAASSGLERQLRQALERVSSKRGTSP, from the coding sequence GTGCTTCCGGCTCGAAACCGGATGAGGCGGTCCGCGGAGTTCAGTGTCACCGTCAGTCGCGGCGTGCGTGCCGCGCAACCTGATGTCGTCGTACACGCCTTTCGTGATGACAGTGAGGGCACAGACGCGAACGGGCCGCGGATCGGCCTGATCGTGTCCAAATCTGTCGGCAACGCCGTCGAACGGCATCGTGTGTCACGGCGTCTGCGCCACGTCGCCAGAACGTTCGTCCCCGGTCTGGACCCGGCAGACCTCATCGTGATCCGGGCCAGGCCGAGTAGTCGTGATGCGGCGTCGTCCGGCCTGGAACGACAGCTGCGTCAAGCGCTCGAGCGGGTGAGCTCGAAGCGCGGGACGTCCCCATGA
- the yidD gene encoding membrane protein insertion efficiency factor YidD, which yields MRRRIGVRAVRAVIYVIQLYRHTISPLRLPSCRFMPTCSQYAVDALTEYGLVRGTWLATVRLLKCGPWHQGGWDPIPERCAHGAETEASEETAAAENPVWETPAKRGESKSRV from the coding sequence ATGAGACGCCGAATCGGCGTGCGGGCGGTGCGCGCTGTCATCTACGTGATTCAGCTCTACCGCCACACCATCTCCCCCCTGCGGCTTCCCTCATGCCGGTTCATGCCCACCTGTAGTCAGTACGCCGTCGATGCGCTGACCGAATACGGGCTGGTTCGCGGAACCTGGCTTGCCACTGTCCGGCTGCTCAAGTGCGGCCCGTGGCATCAGGGAGGATGGGACCCGATACCTGAGCGCTGCGCCCACGGGGCCGAGACCGAGGCCTCCGAGGAGACAGCAGCGGCCGAAAACCCAGTCTGGGAGACCCCAGCGAAGCGAGGGGAGAGCAAGTCGCGTGTTTAA
- the yidC gene encoding membrane protein insertase YidC yields the protein MFNFFSLDIIYYPVSAIMWVWYKAFAFLLGPTNFFAWALSVMFLVFTLRAILYKPFVKQIRTTRQMQELQPQIKALQKKYGKDRQRMALEMQKLQREHGFNPILGCLPMLAQVPVFLGLYHVLMSFNRTQTGIGRLGLSVEENRSLGNYVFSATDVQHFLDANLFGAPLGATMIQQHGLEAFTEFNRLAVIAVGVPIMILAGIATHFNSRASVARQSVEAAANPQTAMMNKLALYVFPLGVVVGGPFLPLAVIMYWLANNIWTYGQQHYVFGKIEKEEEAKKAEMLERRAANAPAPGAKPTRAKKSQGTAEAAGAKTAAEGSETSEPTTDSGATGTSGSAGSSGASSSGASQTNRTPRPGARPKKRKR from the coding sequence GTGTTTAACTTCTTCAGCCTGGACATCATCTATTACCCGGTGTCGGCGATCATGTGGGTCTGGTACAAGGCGTTCGCCTTCCTGCTGGGCCCCACCAACTTCTTCGCGTGGGCACTGTCGGTGATGTTCCTGGTGTTCACGCTGCGCGCCATCCTGTACAAGCCGTTCGTCAAGCAGATCCGCACGACGCGCCAGATGCAGGAACTGCAGCCGCAGATCAAGGCGCTCCAGAAGAAGTACGGCAAGGACCGCCAGCGCATGGCGCTCGAGATGCAGAAGCTGCAGCGCGAACACGGGTTCAACCCGATCCTCGGCTGTCTGCCGATGCTCGCGCAGGTGCCGGTGTTCCTCGGCCTCTACCACGTGCTGATGTCGTTCAACCGGACCCAGACCGGTATCGGTCGGCTGGGTCTGTCGGTGGAGGAGAACCGGTCGCTGGGCAACTACGTCTTCAGCGCGACCGACGTGCAGCACTTCCTCGACGCGAACCTGTTCGGCGCGCCGCTCGGGGCGACCATGATCCAGCAGCACGGCCTTGAGGCGTTCACCGAATTCAACCGGTTGGCCGTCATCGCCGTCGGTGTGCCGATCATGATCCTCGCCGGTATCGCCACGCACTTCAACAGCCGGGCCTCGGTCGCGCGTCAGAGCGTCGAGGCCGCGGCGAACCCGCAGACCGCGATGATGAACAAGCTCGCGCTCTACGTGTTCCCTCTCGGCGTCGTCGTGGGCGGTCCGTTCCTTCCGCTTGCCGTGATCATGTACTGGCTCGCGAACAACATCTGGACCTACGGCCAGCAGCACTACGTGTTCGGCAAGATCGAGAAGGAAGAGGAAGCCAAGAAGGCCGAGATGCTGGAGCGCCGGGCGGCGAATGCGCCGGCGCCGGGGGCGAAGCCCACCCGGGCGAAGAAGTCTCAAGGCACGGCGGAGGCCGCGGGCGCGAAGACGGCCGCGGAGGGTTCCGAGACGAGTGAGCCGACCACAGATTCAGGCGCGACGGGTACGTCGGGCTCCGCGGGGTCGTCGGGTGCGTCTTCGTCGGGTGCATCGCAGACGAATCGGACGCCCAGGCCGGGAGCGCGCCCCAAGAAGCGGAAACGATGA
- a CDS encoding protein jag, translating into MTDAQTTEPGADEDDKVATTSPAAGAEDDLEERLVAEGEIAGDYLEELLDLLDFDGDIDLDVEGDRAVVSIDGGNDLSKLVGRKGEVLDALQELTRLAVHQKTGERSRLMLDIARWRRRRRDELAALGEKVARRVLETGQREELAPMTPFERKIVHDAVAAIEGVRSESEGVEPSRRVVILLG; encoded by the coding sequence ATGACAGACGCACAGACGACTGAACCCGGCGCCGACGAAGACGACAAGGTCGCGACGACGTCGCCCGCCGCCGGTGCGGAGGACGATCTCGAGGAGCGGTTGGTCGCCGAGGGCGAGATCGCCGGCGACTATCTCGAGGAGCTGTTGGACCTCCTGGACTTCGACGGGGACATCGATCTCGACGTCGAGGGCGACCGCGCGGTCGTCAGCATCGACGGAGGTAACGATCTGAGCAAGCTGGTGGGCCGCAAGGGCGAGGTGCTCGACGCCCTCCAGGAGCTCACCCGGCTGGCGGTGCACCAGAAGACCGGTGAGCGCAGCCGCCTGATGCTCGATATCGCCCGGTGGCGTAGGCGCCGTCGCGACGAGCTCGCGGCCCTGGGGGAGAAGGTGGCGCGGCGTGTGCTGGAGACCGGTCAGCGCGAGGAACTTGCGCCGATGACCCCGTTCGAACGCAAGATCGTCCACGACGCCGTCGCGGCGATCGAGGGCGTCCGTAGCGAGAGTGAAGGTGTCGAGCCCTCTCGCCGCGTGGTCATTCTGCTCGGCTAG
- the rsmG gene encoding 16S rRNA (guanine(527)-N(7))-methyltransferase RsmG, whose protein sequence is MFHVKHGSVPATPEVASFVFGERLEAAERYARILAGAGVEWGLLGPREVDRLWDRHILNSAALGELVEPGERVADIGSGAGLPGIPLALSRPDVHVTLIEPLLRRSEFLREVVAELGIDVTVVRGRAEDREVRERVGEMDVVTSRAVASLDKLTRWSVPFLRDGGRMLPIKGERAEAEIEEHRRVMESLGAVDARVVRCGANYLSPPVTVVDARRRAAKPGRNRSGRASGSRGRTGRR, encoded by the coding sequence ATGTTTCACGTGAAACATGGATCCGTTCCTGCGACCCCGGAGGTCGCTTCTTTTGTTTTCGGCGAGCGGCTCGAGGCGGCGGAACGGTACGCCAGGATCCTCGCCGGCGCCGGGGTGGAGTGGGGACTGCTCGGACCGCGTGAGGTCGATCGGCTGTGGGACCGCCACATTCTCAACAGCGCGGCTCTCGGTGAATTGGTGGAGCCGGGTGAGCGCGTCGCCGACATCGGGAGCGGAGCGGGGTTACCCGGGATACCGTTGGCGCTGTCGCGGCCCGACGTCCACGTGACGCTGATCGAGCCGCTGCTTCGGCGTAGCGAGTTCCTCCGTGAGGTGGTGGCCGAACTCGGGATCGACGTGACGGTGGTCCGCGGACGTGCCGAAGATCGGGAGGTTCGTGAGCGGGTGGGGGAGATGGATGTGGTGACGTCGCGCGCGGTCGCGTCGTTGGACAAGCTCACGCGGTGGAGCGTGCCGTTCCTTCGGGACGGCGGCCGGATGCTCCCGATCAAAGGCGAAAGGGCCGAAGCAGAGATCGAAGAACATCGGCGTGTGATGGAGTCACTCGGAGCGGTGGATGCCAGGGTGGTGAGATGTGGCGCGAACTATTTGAGCCCGCCCGTAACCGTCGTCGACGCACGACGGCGGGCGGCCAAACCGGGACGGAACAGGTCGGGGAGAGCCTCGGGGTCCCGGGGAAGAACGGGCAGGAGATGA